The Coffea arabica cultivar ET-39 chromosome 10e, Coffea Arabica ET-39 HiFi, whole genome shotgun sequence region aATATGGTTGTGGTTTGTGTGGGATTTAAGATTTTTACCATGTAGGTACAATTGAgatgaatttatttgtttgaatttacaattttaaaaatttatttgtgtttaaaaatatttaattttttttatcaagtgATGTCTTAAATTAGTCCATGAGATAACAGCCTTGAACAATTGAAACAATTATTCTGTGCACAAGTATGTGtatttatgtgtgtgtgtatatatatataacatcaTCGAACTGGGGTTGAACTGATCCGACTGGTTGAATCTCGATCTGGCCACTTCACCAGTTCAATTAACAATTcgagtttcaaaacattgaTTTAAAGTTATACTCTTCAAGGGTTAATTGTCCTTTTACCGTCAAAAAACCCCAGAACTTTCTGGTCAAAGTAGCATTACCCCCAAATATTTCGGTAACAGCAATTTATAGTatatgttttattatatttccttAATAAAATCTCCAAAACCCCGAAAACCAAAAAaggagggagaaaagaaaaagatcaagggaaaggggaaaagaaagacGATGAAGATGACCTGGAAGAAGCAGAAAAAGAGCACGAGCAAGAAGCGACCTTTGTCCCAGTTACATAATCTTCCATTTGAGCAACAAGAAGATAGTACCAATACTGATAATTTGCAGGAGGAGGAAATTGGTGGGAACGACGTCGTTGAGAAGAATACTTCAGTTTCTGATGAGAATGTTGATGGGAAGAAGCTAGCTCAAGTCTATGAGCAACAAGGGAACAAACTTGCTGAGGTACTTTCTATTCAATTTAAcatttctgggtttttgttttcttgaagctTTAATTTGACTTGAATTTGTTTTTCCCTTGAAGTTCTtatttaatgttttttttttctgggttttcTGAATTGAGCTTATTTTTTATGTGGGCTTGTTTGAACTTTAGTAGGTTGGTAAAGTTGAAGTCTTTGACTTGTGTGATCGTGTGTGTTTGTATTTTTAACTTAACTACTTGGTTTTCATATCTTATACAGGTTAAGCAGGTGAAATTAGCAAGTCTTAGCATGATCAAGTAGGGATTTTCTGTTAATTAATTAGTACACTATTGCTCCCTGTTTAGTTCTAGTGTTGCTGAAATGCATGAAAAAAGTCAAGGAGGAAACTTTTTCAACCCTTTTAAGTTTTTGACTCTAAATGGGATTTGCTGCATTGATTGACTTAGCTGGTAAATAGATCGTTGATGATGATTTTCAGGCTAAATCGCCTTTGCCTTAAAATGGCTGATAAGAAAAGAACACGTTTCTTATCTTAGTTTATGTTATGAGGAAGTGGAGGTTCTACTGACTTGTGATATAATTTCCTCTGGAACGAAAAAGATATATCAGTTAGGAATAGAAATGTTTATTAAAATGTGGCTAAGATCCTGAATTTGTTTGTCTAGGTGTGCATAAAATCCTCCAAATTAGGTCATTTTACCCAAAAAGTCTTGCTCTTAGTTTCTTTTTAGATGTTTAGGTACAGAGGTCGTTGATTTCATCTATGTATATGTGATCATCATAGATGTCTTCCATTTGTTCTTCTAGGTTATATTAACAAATTTTTAGTTGCTATATGTTTTGCTGATGAATTAACTGATCAAGGCATATGCATATGCATTCTTCCTGCGGGTGAATTCCTTTGAAGGAGTCCACCAATCAGCGTATGAAGAAATGTGGTATGTGTAGGGAAAACAGCAAATGAAGCTTTTAGAATTTTAATATTGAGGTAGGATAAACTTTGTTAATGTAAATACACCTGCTTCAGAGCTTTGTTGTAAATGTGCACCTTAGGTCATCCAACTAAATGATTAAGCTGCAAGACTACTAAGTAACTGCTACTTCAGCCTTCTTAAGCTGTGATAAATAACTATATGTTTAACAGGTCTTTTTGGAACTTATATGCCTGTAAGGTTTAATTCAAAGCCATTTCTATTGTAATACTACTCTAGGACCCTTAGTTACaatcatttttcaagaaaagaagcaaaatgCTTATGGGTGAACATTCCCAACTGTATCCATAATATTGTATCAGAATTGTTCTTAATCCAGTTGAGTCTACTTTCTTGCCCAAATGTAAAAGGTTTCCTTGCTTTGGAGAATCTAAAGTGTACAATTACAGCAAGGggtgcaagaaggaagaagggcgggatttttttatattttagttttGGATAATGGAGGTTacccctttatttatttatttaatttccaTAGTCATTTGGTATAGACTATCTgaagatttaaaatttttgggttcacCTTACAGAAGATAAGGAGAGCTTGTCATGTTATCCTTTTCAGTAACTTTCCTCTTTTGAAAACTGAGTTCTGCTGTAATTAAGATGGTTTTGGTGCAGAATGGATATTTGGACTAATATATAATTTTGGGATATGCATGCACACACTCAGAAAACGGGcataaattttttgttttatgtaTCTATGGATTGTATATCTATAATTTTTACGATTTTATACTAACTGTAGCGGTAGGATGAGGCAGTGTAGGCGACTCTGAGCTTGACCATATAGAGCTCCCTATTTTCATCACATACCACAGTTTAAAAGTCATTCATCCAGAGGAGAGCCAGCCGTTGTGAGTCAAGCCTAATGCAAATTCTGTTTTACAGTTCCTTCCAGTTAAGTGTTCTCTCACTTAAATTAGTATTATTTAAGAAGAGAAAACATCCTATTGAAGCTTTTATGGTTTTCCCGGATGAATAGCTAACATGTTTGGGACATGTAATATGGTTTCTAGATATTACTTTGTATTGTTATTTTGTGCTAAGATGATGAAAACATAAATAGAATATTTGTAAAAGACTTTCCTGCTGCAAGCACAGATCATCAGTTTGTATCTCCTTTTCTAATATGTGTTATAAAATTCTACATGTAAAAAAGCTCCTAATTTTCTAAGTTAATTGACTGGCCACTCACCGCCTGTTTCAAATTGAAGGATGGGAAGTTCAGTGAGGCACTAGGCAAGTGGGAGGCTGCTCTTACTTTGATGCCAGAACGAGCAGTTTTGCATGAGCAAAAAGCTCAAGTTTTAATTGAACTGGGAGAAGCATGGGGTGCTCTAAAAGCCGTCACTCGTCTGTTCCATATCTCTTCTatgtttctttttcatttgccATTGTGTTCTATATCTAATTACTTTTCACATATACTTTGCAGGAGCCACAGAATTAGAACCAACATGGGCTGAGGTTTGTTAATCTCAGTTCTGCATAAACCTCTATCATATTCTGTTGTTATGATTGTATGTTAATATGGCAATGTATTGGGTACTCAATTGAATGGCTGTCATACCTTCAACATGCCTTCTGTTTTTACAAACCCAAACCTTCTCTAGAAACTACTGGATATTTGTGATAGATGTCCAAACCTGCCTCATTCATCAATAGGATCCTCAGACAGTACCCAATAAGCGTATTTATCATGTTATTTAAATTTTTCTGCCCATTAGAGATAGACCGTGTTACTACTTCCATACCCATCTGTGTATATATTTTTGTATGTGGTGAGTAGCAAAAGCATTAGGCTATGCTGGACCAATTTCTGACTTATGCTACATCACTATACAATTCTCAATTAATGGAgtacttccattttttttaggCATGGATTACCCTTGGTAGAGCGCAATTGAACTTCGGGGAGCCTGATAGTGCCATTGAAAGCTTTGATCGGGCATTagctattaaggtaaatataCTCGGGCTCTGAGTATCCTTCCATGGCGACATGGTTAATTTACAACCTTACTGCATTGATGGAATGCAATTTATCTTGAGGTAGAAAAACTTTTGTCCAGCCTTAGACTATACAGTACTAACATGATGATGGCGTGGacccttttttattatttttttttcttgatttcaatTTATTATGTGTTTGTTCTTGGTTCAGTACACTGAAAGTGTGATGTTACATAAGTTTTTGCAATTGCCTACCACTTGCTATCTCAAATCTCTGAAATGTTTAGATTACGCAACTACCAGAAAAACTGTCTCTAGAGTTTAAAGTATGTTGTGTGACAGATGGTCTAGGATTTTGTGGTGCTGTACAAGGATAACAGCCCTTACATGGGACTATCTTCTGGGAATAGTGATGAGAATTGAGAGGTGTCATTGCCACAATGGGACAATAGATGAGAAAGGCTAATTCTAGACTGCTTTGCATGAAGTAATAGAACAGCATGATGTACACATAAACCTAATTCATTTACTGTAAAGGTTGAAAATCATGATGAAGTTTTGACCAAGAAACATCAGATTTTTAAGTTTCTTGGAGCATTTTTTTGTTgggcaaattatccaattggcCCTTAAACTCTTTGTCTAAGTAAAAATAAgcccctcatctattttttgctgACTTTAAGCCCTCGAACTTGTAAAATTGGACACCCGTGACCCTTTTTGCCAGTTTCTCCGGTTTTGCAACCGGAAAGTGAATTCACACGAATGCCAGTATGCTTTTaagaagggcatttttgtcaagCAAAAAAGGAACAACTCCTCTCTCCTCATTGACTTCTCCACCGATGCcgtctccctctcctctcctctctcccgcaacctctccctctccctcccaTTCGTCTCCTCCCCCATGGACACCATCAATGCCGACGTTTCCCAGAAGCCCTCCAATCCTTCCAAAATACCTATTCGACCTCAAAAAATCCGAAAGCTGTCATCTAACCCTACTTCCACCATTGCCACCACCCCCGTTGTTCTCACCGCCGTTAACTCCTCCTTCATGCCCACCTTGCAGACTTCCGAGGCCAAAGCCCAACAAATTACTGATTCTTCCTCCTCCCCTTCTGCCATACCTATTCCGACCACTGCTTCCTCCTCCTCTACCACCACCACTACCATCACCTCCACCTTCGCATTGACCAGCACTGCTGTTACTTCCACCACAGTTTCCACACCCACGGCATCTATGCCCAAGAATCGGAGGCGTAATGCTGTCCAATCAGCTAGGGTTCTGCCCTAGATCATCAAACCCCTGTCGGCCGAGGGTGAAATCAATGCCGCTCTCCACCATCTCCGCGTTGTTGACCCTTTACTTGCTACCCTGATCGATACCCACCAGCCTCCGGCATTTGAGTCTCACCACTCCCCATTCCTTGCCCTCACCAAGAGCATTCTCTATCAGCAACTCGCCTACAAAGCAGACACCTCAATCTACAATCGCTTTGTAGCGCTCTGCGGTGGCGAGACTGCCAAAAATGCCGATGGCTTGCTTTGCTTCCTCCTTCTTTGCCTGGGCTGTTTCCCTGATCACCTTTCCTTCCTCCGAATCCATCAACCCCCTAACTCGCTTCTCGATTTTAGCCGCTTTCACGAACCCACCTTCCGTACTTTCATCCATTGGTAAGGCCAACTTCATCTCCTCAACTAAGAACAGCCTATTCAGCCTCTGCTCAGCATAAAGCGGCCACCCCACCATAGGCACACCCGCACAGACTGCTTCCAACACTGAGTTCCACCCACAGTGGGTCACAAACCCACCCACCGACCCATGATTCAACACATCCACCTGCGGTGCCCAAGAACTCACCACGAAACCCCTACCCTTTGTCCGGTCCAAAAACCCGTGAGGAAGCAACAAATCCAGATCTGGGGCGGGTGGAGTTTGAAAGCGGCTGGTTTTGTCCTCAGAAGGCGGACTGCGCACCACCCACAGGAACTTTTGCTCGCTCCTCTCCAACCCGATGGCTATCTCTTTCAGTTTTTACGCGAGTTTTGAATCTtttgacaaaaatgcccttcttAAAAGCATACTGGCATTCGTGTGAATTCACTTTCCGGTTGCAAAACCGGAGAAACTGGCAAAAAGGGTCACGGGTGTCCAATTTTACAAGTTCGAGGGCTTAAAGTCaacaaaaaatagatgaggggcTTTATTTTACTTAAACAAAGAGTTTAAGGgccaattggataatttgcccttttttgTTCATTAGTTATCCTGTACTAAACAGTGAAATCTGATTTTTTGGACGAAAAGGTTTATATTTCTACTTACATACGTACACGGATTTGCCCAGGTATAAAAGTGCAACTTATCTGTGACAGTAAATCATGTTTTTGCTGTATCAATCACATCATTAATGCATCTACAACACATTGTTTATTACCTTTTAAGGATAACCCTATCAGTTTCTCCATTTAGTGTGTCCTTGCACAGGTTCTTTTGTTTAGGCATAAATAAGCtgccttttattgttttgtgtagATAGTTTGAGGCCGCTGAAACAATTAGTTGTTGAGAAACAACTCTTTTCCAAAAAATTGTAACAACCAAAGGTTATTTTGAAGAAGCATTTCAGGTGCACTTTTTAATACACTTTTAAgccattttttaaattaaagctaaaaaaaatgtggagaacaaaaaaaaagccTTGATTAACTTGAAATCGAGACGGAAAAAAGCTAGAATCAGAATAATTCTAGCATATAAGATCACACCCAAGTATGCTGAATGTCCAAGTATGCTGAATGTTATCAGACTCTAGGCAAGCATCTTGGCAGCCACCAGCCTGAGCTAGTTCGTCAATTGCATTTGTTTGGGTGACTGCATTATTTTGTATTAGATTTGTGTTggctttcatgttttgtactcaAATGGTATTCAACTTATTGTGTCATTGCAGCCAGATTCTGTGGACGCACATGATGACAGGAAGACTGCATTGCATCTTATAAAGAGGCGAAAACAGCTTCATTCTACAGGCTTGAGTGCCAACGCAAATCGTTTTGCCGTTGGGGATACTGGTCAGTAATGAAGCTAATGGAGAATTATGAAAGCAGCTTTGCTGTCTTGTTAAAggaattttggtagttttttttggttaaagTATGAAAGTACCCTATGGTGTTGACTTCTGTGGCTGGCTGTTAGTGTCAAGTTTATAATGTTTCACATGCTGGAGTTCCTATCCACCAGTTGTAAATAAGaaagagggagggagggaggtgGGGAGAAGTATGCTAGTAAGTGCACAGATAATTAGATCATGCTGAATTGCTGATAGCTCATAGCTTTTGTAAGTTACAGGCTTTTCTGGGTTCCTGGCTAAGAATTGAagatccatgaaatttgatttctGTTCAACAATCTATGCCTGGCACAGTAAATGATTTTTGAGTTAATGATAAATGGTCCTTCAGTCGAGGTATGATGTTGTCATTGAGGAAATTTTCCAATCCCAATCTTCTGTTCCATCATCAGCAACATTGTGAGCCAACACCTGATCCACATTAAACCCAGAACTTTTTTGTGACATTCCACGATGATAGCTTTTAAATTCAAAGCGCACAACAGGTAACTTCCACAACTTCCATGGTAAGGGCCAAGGACTAACACCAAATGCTGACAGCAGATTGCCTTCAAAGTGGGTAAAACAGAGTTTTAGACGTAAAAGTACTCATTTCCCCAATAGAGATATACACGCATGTAAACCTGAGAGAAAAGGCTCAGCCAGTAAAGCACTTTAATATGTCCATATAAACAACAAAAGATGTGAACACTTTTACCTGTTTCCATGAGGAAATAAAGCCAACACTTTTGACTTCCAGAGACAGATCTTCCTTGCGTTTAAGAAAATCTATTCAGTTTTATATAGAAGCAGCAGGATTCCGACCAAACTGGATGATTATTGGCTTGCCTTTAAGCGCGTACCCATTGACTAAATTCTGCATTCAATAGTTCAGAAACACAAATCTTATGACTTCAAATATAGATAAAGCAGGTACAAGCTTATGCATTCTTTTATGAAATCCTGTAACACATAGCATGGACTGAATCATGGAATATTTTTTGAATCTTGCCTGTAAAACAAGCTTAAATGAGACAAAATTGGACTCTGCACACAATTTTATCTCGAGGGTGTCTAAGAGGTCAATAAAGAAATCTGTCCTTGAGAGTCTGGAGGTAGGCAGAATGAGTGAATACAAATTTCCTTTCTTTCAAGAGGCCACTACGCCCAATATCTCGTGTACCAATAGAAATAAGCTGACTCTCATTTTAATCTGAGACACCGACTCTATAAGCGCATcaaagaaaaaatcattttcatctttttgtTTCAGTGCCATCGTCCGCGAGCAGACAGATGTGTTTTCATCATTCTTACTTCAATTGATAGGAAAAATAAATGGGCAGCAGCTATTCAACCCAATTAGACAATGATTGGCTAGCAGAGCAGGAAAACTTTAGATTACGTTAAAGCTCAATTCATGTTTTTACAGGGAAGAACTTTATAAAGTGCAAGTGCCACTTTTATTAATTGAGGACCAGCCATTAGAGCAAACATAACAATACTATCGGGCACATGAACAATTATACTGTATTAACTCAAAAAATACATAGATAACAAGGCAGAAACAAAACTTCACTGTTGAAAAACTTACCAGAGCACCATGGGCAAGTTCAATTGATGGGAAGGTAACAAAAGCCTGTCCTCTCATTCTTCCTTCCTAAGAGGTACAATAATTGCAG contains the following coding sequences:
- the LOC113712512 gene encoding uncharacterized protein; this translates as MFYYISLIKSPKPRKPKKEGEKKKIKGKGKRKTMKMTWKKQKKSTSKKRPLSQLHNLPFEQQEDSTNTDNLQEEEIGGNDVVEKNTSVSDENVDGKKLAQVYEQQGNKLAEDGKFSEALGKWEAALTLMPERAVLHEQKAQVLIELGEAWGALKAVTRATELEPTWAEAWITLGRAQLNFGEPDSAIESFDRALAIKPDSVDAHDDRKTALHLIKRRKQLHSTGLSANANRFAVGDTGQ